The genomic region ttttcgaaacaaaaacaaaatatatatacggCAAAACGCGTTTGCCGAGGTATTTTCTGTTGCACTCACAACCGAAAGCACAATCATGTCTGGACGCGGAAAGGGAGGAAAGACAAAGGGGAAGGCAAAGAGCCGCTCATCCAGGGCTGGACTTCAGTTCCCAGTGGGCAGAATCCACCGTCTCCTGCGCAAGGGCAACTACGCCGAGCGTGTTGGAGCTGGTGCACCCGTGTACTTGGCTGCCGTTCTCGAGTACTTGGCCGCTGAAGTTCTCGAGCTGGCTGGCAACGCTGCCCGAGACAACAAGAAGTCAAGAATCATCCCTCGTCACCTGCAGCTCGCCATCCGCAACGACGAGGAG from Dreissena polymorpha isolate Duluth1 unplaced genomic scaffold, UMN_Dpol_1.0 chrUn087, whole genome shotgun sequence harbors:
- the LOC127864034 gene encoding histone H2A, which translates into the protein MSGRGKGGKTKGKAKSRSSRAGLQFPVGRIHRLLRKGNYAERVGAGAPVYLAAVLEYLAAEVLELAGNAARDNKKSRIIPRHLQLAIRNDEELNKLLSGVTIAQGGVLPNIQAVLLPKKTKQAGGK